In Sciurus carolinensis chromosome 4, mSciCar1.2, whole genome shotgun sequence, the sequence CTACTTAGGACTTTTGGAAGAGAGCTATGAATTCTGAGAAATCTCAAAACTTCTTTTCCTAGGCTGAACAAACTCCAGAAGATGAGTAACTCTAGATCTTAAGCCTCTTCCCCATATTTAAGACATCCCTCTGAGGACACAGAAAACCTGGCTAGGAtacttcccttccctctccttacCTTAACTCTCAGATTGAGAGCTTTGAGATCTATGGAGGGAGAATGAGAGAAGCATCTGGTGAAGAATGCAGCTCTCAGTTACCCATGCGACAGTGACCTGAGTGGTACCCTTCTTGTTTGAGAGTCACCCTTTAACTGTTTGTGGTTTGTTGGTTCATTGGTTGGTTTCGTTTTTAAGTCAGGTTCCTGctttgttgcccaggttggcttgcaactcctgggctccagaaaTCCCGCTGCATCAGCCTCCAAAGTAAAACTCTAAAAATCTCTAATCACTCCCTTCCCACCCAGGCTTCCCAGCAAGGCTAGTGATCTAAAGAGGAATTTTATCTCTAACCTTTGTCCCCAGGCCTAGCAGCTCACATGGGTAATAAGTGTCTCTCAACATTGGCCCAGTGACATCTCTTTCCCTAAACAAACCAACCTCTCCTCACATCCCCCACACTGCACTTTCACTGACTAAGTGTTGGCAGCTCCTGCCAAGTTCTACCTGTAACTGGCTTCGTTTTTCAAGTTAGCTGTTTGGCTGCTTTATCACCTGCAAAAAGGAGTCATGCCAGCCAGACACATTCCTCCCCGAGCCCCTGGCAGCTAGGACAAAGTTGAGACCACAACTATTGAGACGCTGAGTCCTGGATTTGTGTTGTTCAAAGAGGATCTCCCCCAGCAATGACCCCCTCATTGCTCCTGACCATTCTACTTCTGACTCCAGCTACAGTGGCCAATCTCAGAGGTGGCAGTCAATGCCAAGCATGTGAGGGGCCCATCATGGACCTGGGGAGCCAGCGGGAGCTGCTTCTTGACCTGGCCAAGAGAAACATCCTGGACAATCTGCACCTCAGCCAGCGCCCAACGCTGAGCCGTCCTGTGGCCAGAGCTGCTCTGAGGACTGCACTGCAACGCCTCCATGGTGGTCCCCCCCAGGGAACACTTCTGGAGGACGACAGGGGACAAGAATATGAGATCATCAGCTTTGCTGAGACAGGTGGGTTCCAGGTCTGCAGTTCTGCCCCAAAACCTGATCtctcaaggaaaggaaaagtctCCCCACCAACTTCACCCTGACTTCCTCCATCAAGTCATCCAACTCCTACTTCCTACAGACTGCAACCCTAATCCCATTCTTTCACCCCAACTTTCTCTGATAGCTCACACCTGACCAAAGAACAGCTTGACATTAGTAAATTTCACTTCTTAAGAAATGTCTTGCCCTCCTCTCCTCTGGCTCCTCTCTGTATATGCCACATAAACTTCCACAAGCAATGGTGTGAACTCATACATTTCCTGGGCCTGGACCCAGAGGTTTTTGCTATGGAGTCTGTACTTTCTCTGGCTCCAGGATccagttcctccattctctcctgcttcctccagATGTCTCATTtgggtgaaaaagaaaaaaagtagatcaCCAGGACTACAAGACTTCTCTATACCTCATGTCTCCATGTACTGCATATCAGAACAGGTTCAAAAGAAGGTTCAGAAAGATGGATAGAGAATAAAGGGGGAGAGTTTCTTCCATAGAGGAGGGAGTAATTGAAGAATTTAATGGGCATCTGGAAAGAAGATCAGGAATTCTGAGACAGGACCTGAGAAACAGAATGTAAACTGAGACTTTGCAAGTTTTTACTTAGGTCTGAAATACCCTTCCCTTTCTGGTCCCTTAACCCAGGTAGCACCTACTGCTCTACCACTTCAAGACCCAGCACAAACTCTGGTGCCAGACAACCTGGATTCACATTTTTGCTCAACCACTTATTAGCTGCATGACCTGGGCTGTTaatagttttcttctttgtaaatgTGTACGATGAGGATAACTGAGAGTATTAAATGGGCTAATACAGATAAAGTTTTTAGAATGTTGAAATAGAAGGGAGCAAGAAATAGAAGACTCAGCTCCTGCCCATGAGGTAACTATGGCGAGAACCTCTTCTCTCTTTAACTTCACATGACAAAAAGGGATAAGACAGCTCTCTGAAGTCTCTTTTAGAAGGACACTAATCCtcttcatgagggctccaccctcttgacctaattacctcccaaaggccctacctcctaatacTATCACAATgtggttaggatttcaacatatgaatttcaagGGGATACTTAAGTCCATAACAGCCTTTCCCCACAAAACCTAAGATCATTCAGTAGTCTAGCCCAAGTTTCTTTAAAACATGGTAGCTGatcaggcacggtggtgcacacctgtaatcccagtggctctggagactaaggcagaaggatggagagtttaaagccaacctcagcaatttagtgaggcccaaaacaactcagtgagactctgtctctaaataaaatatttaaaaattttttaaaaatatatatgtgtgtgtatatgtatatagtgggttggggatgtagctcagtgtaaagcttccctggtttcaatccctggtaccaaaaaagtaaaatgaaaaaaaaaaaaaaaaaatctatggtgGCTGGATTCCAAGGGGACAATTTCAGTGTGTAAATGATTTTCAAACTCCTGTATGCACCTTGCTCACCAATGTCCCATTGACCAAACAAGTCATTGTTACCATGCCCAGAATCAGTGTAGGATGAAACTAGTCAAAGGCATGAAAATCAGGAGATATTGTTCACTGGGGACTGCCAATATATATAGTCAGCCTTCTGGTCCCTAATAATTCCTGTCCCTGCCACACAGAAAATACAATCACAGCCTCTCAGTTCCTCTCCCCAAAATTTTCATCCCACTATGGTATCAGGACCAGGCTTGAAGTTCAGGAGCATATCATCTGAATCAGGTGAAAATACATGACGCTCCCTCTGGTAAATTTCTTCAGGTGGCAGGACCCTCCATAGTATCATACTGCCTCATTAGAGTTGATTGTGAACATCTTCTCACAACTCCATGTTCAATGACATCATATTAGTAGCTTGAGATCAGACATTGTGGGAGAATTTATACTACAGAAGTTGGCAAACACTGCAAattaggtctttaaaaaaaatttcctgggctggggatatagctcagttggtagagtgctttcctcacaagcaccaaggccctgggttcaatccccagcactgcaaaaaaaaaaaaaaaaaaaaaaaaaaaaaatttcccatggAGACCagttattaaacatttaaacTAACACCACTGCTTATCACCACTGCTTATGtcctaaaaataacaaatatctgcCTACTACACACCTAAACATACAGTGCTGAGGCAGGGACAAGATAGACATAATAGACCAGgttggtgatgcacacctataatcccagtaaagcaggaggatagcaagtttgagaccatcctCAGCAAATTAAAGAgatgtaagcaacttagtgagatcctatatcaaaatagaaaaataaaatggactggggaatgtggctcagtggtagttcaatctctagtactataaaaaaaattctcgggctggggagatagttcagtcggtagagtgcttgccttacaagcacaaggccctgggttcgatccccagcgacacacacacacacacacaaaaaaaaaaaaaaaaaaaaaaaaaaaattctctttaaaactctgtgtgttttctaaaataataaattgtggggctggggatatagttcagttggcaAAGTGCTCgtcttacaagcacaaggccctgggttcaacccccaacaccgcaaaaaataaataaataaataaattgtggtctACTAATCTAGACAAAAGGCACCCACTCTATCAAGACAACAAACACTTAGGCCAAAGTCAGTGCTGTGGGACAACACCCTGAAGATTCTTAGAAGCCCTTTTGTTTAGTTGAGAGAGTCTACAGAACATCACCTTAAATTCTAGATCTCAATAAGATATTAGAACTTAACCAAGGGTTTTACAGCTGACATTTTATTGGTTCTTAACTTTACTCTGAGGCCATGTTTAACTGGCAGTgccctggatttgatttttaTACAGAGGTCACTTCTTGCTTTGAGAACCTTTTGTCAGATAAAGAAGGGATGAAGAAAAAGGAGTTTTAATATTCAACCTAGCAAGtcctttgagaaatattttctctaaattctaCTTGAAAATTGAACAGTTCCTTTTTTTAGTTCATCTCTCTCCTGAAATGCCTTATCATAGGCAGCTAAAATAAGCTAATTGGCATTTTCAGGATTCTGCCTGGAAATATCTCTAGCTAAATTCACAAGTTTGTTAGATATTGTTTCTGGCTTCCAAGTTACCGTAGGTGATAGCCAATACACAGCTCAGGTTcctttctctctagcttccaacAGCAATTTCTTCATGGTTCTTGCTACCTTCACCAATAATCTCTTTCTTATCCTTCTAACCTCTGCCTGACACTCAGTCCCAAAGCCAGTGCtacatattttagatttttgtttgaGCAGCATCCCACTTCTGATACTAATTTATTTCAGTTATCTATTAAAATAACATACTAGCACAAAACAGAAcactttttgtggtgctggcagTCATATCCAGGGCTTTGCCcacactaggtaagcactctaccactaccACCCTACCATTGTGCTGTACCACCAACCTTATGGAGTCTTTTATTCCCcctggtaccagagattgaacccagggccttgcacttgcacaagccccaACTACCACTGATTCACCAtgccagtttattttttaaattttattttgcaacagggtcttgctaaattgcacatactgccttgaacttgtgattttcctacctcagccttccaagtagctggggttacaaatgtgagccactgtgcctggcctcatttttattcttcacatGGCCAGGTTAGGGATTTTCCAAATCTCTATGTCCtgtttccttttaattataaattttatctttaaatcattcctcttctttctcattttactatatgcaatttttaaaagttgtacatctttttaaaaatttttgtatatttttttagttgtcaatggacctttattatattcatttatttatatgtagtactgagaattgaacctaatgcctcacacatgctaggcaagcactctaccactgagccacaaccccagccctaaaagcTGCACACCTTGATCTTCaatattttgcttagaaatttcttctgccagataaCTCATTACTCTTCATTTCTGCCTCCCATGAAACCATAGAATATGGACACAATACAAAATTTTTGCCACTTTGTAATAAGGATGGTCTTTATTCCAGTTTCCAGTAAGATATTTCTTATTTCCATCTGACACCTCATCAGAATTGCACCTTTCCTTCCCATATTTCTACCAACATTCTGATCACGAGCCCTTAGGTAATCTCTATCACAGTTTCCCTATAGCTCTCCTCTTCTTTAGAGCCCTCTCTATAATTTCCCTGAACACGCTGTTCAGGGAAATCTAGGCCTTTTCTAGTGTGCCTCTCCAAATTCTTCTTACCCAGTTTCAATACCACTCCCacattttcaggtatttgttatagccCAATTTGTTAAAATTGGTAATCCGTTCTCATTACCAATTTTTTAAGCCCCTTTTGTGTTGCGATAATAGAATATCACAAAtggggtaatttataatgaacacacatttattagctcatggttctggaggctgggaagcccaaaaTTAAAGGGCCAGCATCTGTTAAGGACCTTCTTACTTTCATTATTCCCTGGTAGCAGGACAAAGAGAAGGCAGTTTGGGGGATCATAACCTTGTCCTTTTATAAGGAACCATTCCTGTGATAAGGGCATTAATCAATTCATGAGGGATTTGATCTCCATGACTCAAATCCCTCCCAGCTCTACCACATTGGGGATCAAAGTTCTAACACATTAACtttaggggacacattcaaatcatagcaaatgCTAAGTGCTACAGAGAGTTCAAGTATGCTGGAAATAGGGAGTTAGAATTGACACTTAGAAATCTGTAATGACTGGGTCTTCTTGTGTCCACAGGCCTCGCCAACATCAACCAGACTCGTCTTGATTTCCACTTCTCTGATAGAACTTCTGATGGCATGGAGATCCTGCAGGCCAGCCTCATGTTCTTTATACAGCTCCCTCCCAATACCACTTGGACTATGAACATGAGGGTCCTTGTGCTGAGTTCGCACGACCCCAACCTCACCTTGGCTACTCAGCAGCTGCTGGAGTTGGATACCACTGGCTGGCACCAGCTCTTCCTGGGGCCTGAAGCTCAGGCTGCCTGCAGCCAAGGGCACCTTACCCTGGAACTAGTACCTGAAGGCCAAGTAGCCCCAAACTCAATCATTCTGGGTGGGACTACCCATAGACCTTTTGTGTCAGCCCGGGTAAGAGTTGGTGGCAAGCACCGGGTTCACCGTCGAGGCATTGACTGCCAGGGAGGGTCCAGGATGTGCTGTCGACAAGAATTCTTTGTAGACTTCCGTGAGATTGGCTGGCACGACTGGATCATCCAGCCTGAGGGTTATGCAATGAACTTCTGCACAGGGCAGTGCCCACTACATGTGGCAGGCATGCCTGGCATTGCTGCCTCCTTTCACACTGCAGTGCTCAGTCTGCTCAAAGCCAACACAGCTGCTGGCACTGCTGGAGGGGGTTCATGCTGTGTGCCCACAGCCCGGCGTCCCCTGTCTTTGCTCTACTATGACAGGGACAGCAACATTGTCAAGACTGACATACCTGACATGGTCGTTGAGACCTGTGGGTGCAGTTAGTCTTTGTGGGATGTAGTAGCCCAACGTGGAATGAGCAAATATAAATATGCCCTCACGGAGGTGTCCTTCTTCAAAGAAGGAATGATTCCAGTCCTGCCTCTATCTAGAATGTGGACTGCATCTTCCAGAGCAACTTATGGAAATTATCCCATCTTTGACTTGAGG encodes:
- the Inhbc gene encoding inhibin beta C chain, translating into MTPSLLLTILLLTPATVANLRGGSQCQACEGPIMDLGSQRELLLDLAKRNILDNLHLSQRPTLSRPVARAALRTALQRLHGGPPQGTLLEDDRGQEYEIISFAETGLANINQTRLDFHFSDRTSDGMEILQASLMFFIQLPPNTTWTMNMRVLVLSSHDPNLTLATQQLLELDTTGWHQLFLGPEAQAACSQGHLTLELVPEGQVAPNSIILGGTTHRPFVSARVRVGGKHRVHRRGIDCQGGSRMCCRQEFFVDFREIGWHDWIIQPEGYAMNFCTGQCPLHVAGMPGIAASFHTAVLSLLKANTAAGTAGGGSCCVPTARRPLSLLYYDRDSNIVKTDIPDMVVETCGCS